A DNA window from Selenomonas sp. oral taxon 126 contains the following coding sequences:
- a CDS encoding ABC transporter permease, with translation MKKRIFTSTEFYVGLVLLFLCAVIQMKSGQFFTGNNAVDLLRAFSVPAMFCIGEMFVIITGGVDVSFPAIASMSMFIVCSRMDQVTDNPALFFAAAMLIGLAVGLVNGFIIARFRFPALIVTLGTSSICFGIMQGVFKSREYPLCAPLYELGQMKLFSVTNPVSGLTSDMPVGIVLMLLLIFLGWFILNRTMLGRGIYAIGGDVKAAQRAGFQVFRTIVFIYAFSGCMAGLIGVLRSTMLLAVHPNNLEGIELTVIAACVLGGVRMEGGKGTVWGALLGMALLTVMDNSLILLDISTTWQKVFTGAVIIIGTAVSALQMRRNTRRLTVQVSDEEGGKQ, from the coding sequence ATGAAAAAGAGAATTTTTACCTCAACAGAGTTCTACGTGGGACTGGTTCTGCTCTTTCTCTGCGCTGTCATACAGATGAAGAGCGGCCAGTTCTTTACCGGAAATAATGCGGTGGATCTGCTGCGGGCGTTTTCGGTTCCCGCCATGTTCTGTATCGGCGAGATGTTTGTCATCATCACGGGCGGTGTGGATGTATCCTTTCCGGCAATCGCGTCCATGTCGATGTTCATTGTCTGCTCGCGTATGGATCAGGTGACGGATAATCCCGCGCTCTTCTTTGCGGCGGCAATGCTCATCGGTCTTGCCGTGGGGCTTGTCAACGGTTTCATCATCGCACGGTTCCGCTTTCCGGCGCTGATCGTCACGCTCGGTACGAGCAGCATCTGCTTCGGCATTATGCAGGGCGTGTTCAAATCACGGGAATATCCGCTCTGTGCCCCCCTTTACGAACTGGGACAGATGAAGCTGTTTTCCGTTACAAATCCCGTCTCCGGGCTGACCTCGGATATGCCCGTCGGAATCGTCCTCATGCTGCTCTTGATTTTCTTGGGATGGTTCATTCTGAACCGCACGATGCTCGGGCGCGGCATCTATGCAATCGGCGGTGATGTCAAGGCGGCACAGCGCGCGGGCTTCCAAGTCTTTCGGACGATCGTGTTCATCTATGCGTTCTCCGGATGTATGGCGGGGCTCATCGGCGTCCTCCGCTCCACCATGCTGCTGGCGGTTCACCCGAACAACCTTGAGGGGATTGAATTGACTGTGATTGCTGCGTGCGTGCTGGGCGGCGTCCGCATGGAGGGCGGCAAGGGCACCGTATGGGGCGCGCTGTTGGGCATGGCGCTCCTGACCGTCATGGACAACAGCCTGATCCTCCTCGACATTTCGACGACGTGGCAGAAGGTCTTTACAGGCGCTGTGATCATCATCGGAACGGCGGTATCGGCACTGCAGATGCGGCGCAACACACGCCGACTCACGGTGCAGGTGTCCGATGAAGAGGGAGGGAAGCAGTGA
- a CDS encoding ABC transporter permease codes for MEAIRQMFRRDKNLMRMLIVFLVVFAFCAVLKGSLFLSVSNFQSMGKQFPEFGLLAIAMAFTLYTAGIDLSVVAVANLSAVLVAKALPLLITAETPEGTAAAIILLAFLGALLFGMLCGALNGFLIGAVGITPILATLGTQALFMGTAIVLTNGSTLGGLPPQIAAAMSANTLGIPMPFIIFTVFAIAAAYVMERTTLGYRLRMLGTSVKASAFSGFNNMRLYLANYMISGVLSAAAGLIMLGRFNSAKADYGASYLMEAILIAVLGGIDPYGGKGNMKGVIVAVLIVQMISSWLNMYESISNFYRQIIWGGLLIFVLIYNYIVNEREKKKASQV; via the coding sequence ATGGAAGCGATTCGACAGATGTTCCGCAGAGATAAGAATCTCATGCGGATGCTCATCGTATTCCTCGTCGTCTTTGCGTTCTGCGCTGTCCTAAAAGGATCGCTCTTCCTCAGCGTATCGAATTTTCAGTCCATGGGGAAGCAGTTCCCCGAGTTCGGACTGCTCGCGATTGCGATGGCATTTACCCTCTATACCGCCGGCATCGATCTCAGCGTTGTCGCCGTGGCAAATCTCTCCGCCGTACTCGTGGCAAAGGCGCTGCCCCTCCTGATAACGGCAGAGACGCCCGAGGGAACAGCAGCCGCGATCATTCTTCTGGCATTCCTCGGCGCATTGCTCTTTGGTATGCTCTGCGGAGCGCTGAACGGATTCCTCATCGGCGCCGTCGGCATCACGCCGATCCTCGCGACGCTCGGCACACAGGCGCTTTTCATGGGCACGGCAATCGTTCTGACGAACGGGAGCACCCTCGGCGGTCTGCCGCCTCAGATTGCCGCCGCCATGTCTGCAAATACGCTCGGCATTCCGATGCCGTTTATCATCTTCACGGTGTTCGCCATCGCCGCCGCCTACGTGATGGAGCGGACGACGCTCGGATACAGGCTCCGCATGCTCGGTACGAGCGTGAAGGCATCCGCATTCTCGGGGTTCAACAATATGCGGCTCTATCTCGCCAACTATATGATCAGCGGCGTTCTGAGTGCGGCGGCAGGTCTCATCATGCTGGGGCGGTTCAACTCCGCAAAGGCGGACTACGGCGCATCCTATCTGATGGAGGCGATCCTGATCGCGGTGCTCGGCGGCATTGATCCCTACGGCGGCAAGGGCAATATGAAGGGCGTCATCGTTGCCGTGCTGATCGTGCAGATGATTTCCAGCTGGCTGAATATGTATGAGAGCATATCGAACTTCTACCGCCAGATCATCTGGGGTGGCCTCCTGATCTTCGTTCTGATCTACAACTATATTGTCAATGAACGCGAGAAGAAAAAGGCAAGTCAAGTCTAA
- a CDS encoding threonine/serine ThrE exporter family protein: MFIMINEAARININNILERAIDIGQRMLVTGAEVSRVERTINFICRAYGVRHVDVMVITSSIIVTLRSSDIGVLTQMRRVPGQDFDFQRLKALNQLSREICAHPMTSDEIKARIREIDTMETISLKASLFYWALIAASFSAFFGGRFEDAVCAGIVGVLLRLVQYLLGQTKLNAYFALVLLSFIGGILANSFMWVGMDIHPAAINMGNIMPVIPGLALMNSIRDMFSQETISGLIKSAEAFILSLLIATGFAFSATGTLIAFETTWWVYLLTSFVGGFCFHLLWHGHIKDAGMGAVVCTGAWGFTMLFVAMDWNEFAGYFAGAVFATIAAEILARFYKSPATIFLIIGVIAMVPGGSLYRTMFYAVAADWERFGTQGIKTFLYAVSIAAGIVIATAIWETVKAWLMKRGKKGNPADAETCREMQGGT; the protein is encoded by the coding sequence ATGTTCATTATGATAAACGAAGCAGCACGAATCAACATCAACAACATTCTCGAGCGCGCCATCGACATCGGGCAGCGCATGCTCGTCACGGGCGCGGAGGTCAGCCGCGTGGAGCGCACGATCAACTTCATCTGCCGCGCGTATGGCGTGCGCCATGTGGACGTGATGGTCATTACGTCCAGCATCATTGTGACGCTGCGCAGCAGCGACATCGGCGTCCTCACGCAGATGCGGCGCGTACCGGGGCAGGACTTTGACTTTCAGCGGCTCAAGGCGCTGAATCAGCTCTCGCGCGAGATCTGCGCACACCCGATGACCTCGGACGAGATCAAGGCGCGCATTCGCGAGATCGATACGATGGAGACGATCTCCCTCAAGGCGTCGCTTTTCTATTGGGCACTGATTGCCGCGAGCTTCTCCGCCTTCTTCGGCGGACGGTTCGAGGATGCCGTCTGTGCGGGCATCGTCGGCGTGCTCCTGCGCCTCGTGCAGTATCTGCTCGGGCAGACGAAGCTGAATGCGTACTTTGCGCTCGTCCTGCTCAGCTTTATCGGCGGTATCCTCGCAAACTCCTTTATGTGGGTCGGCATGGACATCCATCCCGCAGCAATCAACATGGGCAACATCATGCCCGTGATTCCGGGGCTGGCGCTGATGAATTCGATTCGCGACATGTTCAGTCAGGAGACGATCTCGGGGCTCATCAAGAGCGCGGAGGCGTTCATCCTGAGTCTGCTCATTGCGACGGGCTTTGCGTTCAGTGCGACGGGGACGCTCATCGCCTTTGAAACGACATGGTGGGTGTATCTGCTGACCTCGTTTGTCGGCGGCTTCTGCTTCCACCTGCTCTGGCACGGGCACATCAAGGACGCCGGCATGGGGGCGGTCGTCTGCACGGGAGCGTGGGGCTTTACCATGCTGTTCGTCGCAATGGACTGGAACGAGTTTGCGGGCTATTTTGCAGGTGCGGTCTTTGCGACGATTGCGGCGGAGATTCTCGCGCGTTTCTACAAAAGCCCCGCGACCATCTTCCTCATCATCGGCGTCATCGCCATGGTGCCCGGCGGCTCTCTCTACCGCACGATGTTCTACGCCGTTGCGGCAGACTGGGAGAGGTTCGGCACACAGGGCATCAAGACCTTCCTCTACGCCGTCTCGATTGCGGCGGGCATCGTGATTGCAACGGCAATCTGGGAGACGGTCAAGGCGTGGCTGATGAAGCGCGGGAAAAAGGGAAATCCTGCGGATGCAGAGACCTGCCGCGAAATGCAGGGTGGAACCTGA
- a CDS encoding multidrug effflux MFS transporter yields MAINARTRLWLTIFLGMMTAIAPLSTDMYLPALPEVQADFAVSTSLIQMTLTMTTLGMAIGQILAGPLSDLHGRRIPLFIGMLVFIGATLGCVLAEDIYLFLFFRFCAGFAGASGIVIARAIARDVCEGAELTRFFAVLMMVNGFAPIIAPVIGGQILLFADWRATFVLLTLIGVLLAGATLIYQETLPKEKWSVNMTDSLKKFPALLRDRYFLGHCLLQCFVFGAFFSYLSGSSFVFQNIYAVSPQVYSMIFAVIGAGLLLAGVLPARLAGRVPDIIMLKYAVLVPFVGSALLLLGFYFAAPLAVILVLLFLTVVPLSVMGAASFSLALSRQGKNAGSASALIGCFSMLLGACMMPVVGIAGDHTAIPMGLIMLTGYGLGTLVFYRMIAADHK; encoded by the coding sequence ATGGCAATAAACGCGCGTACGCGCCTGTGGCTGACGATCTTTCTCGGCATGATGACGGCGATTGCGCCGCTCTCGACCGATATGTATCTGCCCGCGCTGCCCGAGGTGCAGGCAGATTTTGCAGTATCCACCTCGCTCATTCAGATGACGCTGACAATGACAACGCTCGGCATGGCGATCGGGCAGATTCTCGCGGGACCCCTGAGCGATCTTCACGGGCGGCGCATTCCGCTCTTCATCGGAATGCTCGTCTTCATCGGCGCAACGCTCGGCTGCGTGCTCGCCGAGGACATCTATCTCTTCCTCTTCTTTCGCTTCTGCGCGGGCTTTGCAGGCGCGAGCGGCATTGTGATCGCGCGGGCGATTGCGCGTGATGTCTGCGAGGGCGCGGAGCTGACGCGCTTCTTTGCCGTGCTCATGATGGTGAACGGCTTTGCACCCATCATCGCGCCCGTCATTGGCGGGCAGATTCTCCTGTTTGCTGACTGGCGCGCAACCTTCGTCCTGCTCACGCTCATCGGCGTCCTCCTCGCGGGGGCGACCCTCATCTATCAGGAGACTCTGCCGAAGGAGAAGTGGAGTGTGAATATGACGGATTCGCTGAAGAAGTTTCCCGCGCTCCTGCGCGATCGTTACTTCCTTGGGCATTGCCTCCTGCAGTGCTTCGTTTTCGGCGCGTTCTTCTCGTATCTCTCGGGCTCTTCCTTTGTCTTTCAGAACATCTATGCGGTCTCGCCGCAGGTCTACAGCATGATCTTTGCCGTGATCGGCGCGGGACTCCTGCTCGCGGGCGTTCTGCCCGCGCGCCTTGCGGGGCGTGTGCCGGACATCATCATGCTGAAATACGCCGTGCTCGTGCCGTTCGTGGGGAGCGCGCTGCTCCTCCTCGGCTTCTATTTCGCCGCACCGCTTGCCGTGATTCTCGTCCTGCTCTTCCTGACGGTCGTTCCCCTGTCCGTGATGGGGGCGGCGAGCTTCTCGCTTGCACTCTCGCGGCAGGGAAAGAATGCGGGCAGCGCCTCGGCACTCATCGGCTGTTTCTCCATGCTGCTCGGCGCGTGCATGATGCCCGTCGTCGGCATCGCGGGCGATCATACGGCAATCCCGATGGGGCTCATCATGCTGACGGGATACGGACTGGGCACCCTTGTTTTCTACCGCATGATTGCAGCGGATCATAAATAG
- a CDS encoding response regulator transcription factor, whose translation MRVLLAEDDLRLGKLIQYMLEQNDITVEWVTDGSDIYEYATYTEYDILILDWMMPGETGVEACERLRRNGYDRAILMLTARDSVEDRVTGLDAGADDYLVKPFEFSELLARLRALGRRTTQRIQHEVDEIGGFKLNRTANILEKNGKVIQLSPREFQLFDLLAQNIGIVVPRDIILDRIWGLEADVSSNNIDSYMKMLRKKLDAAGEGTAIKTIRGVGYKLETPH comes from the coding sequence ATGCGCGTGCTTTTGGCAGAGGACGACCTGCGCCTCGGAAAGCTCATTCAATATATGCTCGAACAGAACGACATCACGGTCGAGTGGGTCACGGACGGCAGCGATATCTACGAGTATGCGACCTATACGGAGTACGACATCCTGATCCTCGACTGGATGATGCCGGGCGAGACGGGCGTCGAGGCGTGCGAGCGTCTGCGCCGCAACGGATATGACCGCGCGATACTCATGCTGACGGCGCGTGATTCCGTGGAGGATCGCGTGACGGGTCTGGACGCGGGCGCGGACGACTACCTCGTCAAGCCGTTCGAGTTCTCCGAGCTGCTTGCACGTCTGCGCGCCCTCGGGCGCCGCACGACACAGCGGATTCAGCACGAGGTGGATGAGATCGGCGGCTTCAAGCTGAACCGCACGGCGAATATTCTCGAGAAGAACGGCAAGGTGATCCAGCTCTCGCCGCGCGAGTTCCAGCTGTTCGACCTGCTCGCACAGAACATTGGCATCGTCGTGCCGCGCGACATCATCCTCGACCGCATCTGGGGACTCGAGGCAGATGTCAGCTCGAACAATATCGACTCCTATATGAAAATGCTGCGCAAGAAACTCGACGCAGCAGGGGAGGGCACGGCGATCAAGACGATTCGCGGCGTCGGGTACAAATTGGAGACGCCGCATTGA
- a CDS encoding sensor histidine kinase produces the protein MNEQNVFGRSRLRLMLRYALVMGGLVIVLLFAMHKTMEWAITSEQARELLDTADSVSESQAYALLNADTDTDETQLYRSTNDRLFYYVFDGQGRLVSFSRASYRIESFVLDIVGVWDAPEREVRVFTKTNERGAPTKVMMTAQTVFSPPLPVQTVYVGKDVTAMYNGMEKATWALAVLGGLALICAAAVGYVLSGGAMKPVREAYERQRQFAADASHELRTPLAVVLASADLLLTDPSIKSPFLKQVIEDVRDEVKKMTKLVSDLLTVARTDGSANQLKPVRMDLVAAAQQTVRIMRPFAEKKDIVIAEELPKRAEINADEQKIRQLILILVDNAVKYTPEHGRITVSVQEEKGGVQLSVADTGIGIAPEDQERIFDRFYRVDKARSRRMGGNGLGLAIAREIVEAHGGTIAVESEPGKGTTFRVHLKTRMKN, from the coding sequence TTGAACGAGCAGAACGTATTCGGGCGCAGCCGCCTGCGGCTCATGCTCCGCTATGCGCTTGTCATGGGAGGACTGGTCATCGTCCTCCTCTTTGCCATGCACAAAACGATGGAGTGGGCGATCACCTCCGAGCAGGCGCGCGAGCTCCTCGATACGGCGGACAGCGTCTCCGAGTCACAGGCGTACGCACTCCTCAATGCAGACACGGACACAGACGAGACGCAGCTCTATCGCAGCACGAACGACCGCCTCTTCTACTACGTGTTCGACGGTCAGGGACGGCTCGTCAGCTTCTCGCGCGCCTCGTACCGCATCGAGTCCTTTGTGCTCGACATCGTGGGCGTATGGGATGCGCCCGAGCGGGAGGTGCGCGTCTTTACGAAGACGAACGAGCGCGGCGCCCCGACCAAGGTCATGATGACGGCGCAGACCGTATTCAGCCCGCCGTTGCCCGTCCAGACGGTCTACGTCGGCAAGGATGTCACAGCCATGTATAACGGCATGGAAAAGGCGACATGGGCGCTTGCCGTACTCGGGGGACTCGCGCTAATCTGCGCAGCAGCGGTCGGCTACGTGCTTTCGGGCGGTGCGATGAAGCCCGTGCGCGAGGCGTACGAGCGTCAGCGCCAGTTCGCCGCCGATGCCTCGCACGAGCTGCGCACACCGCTCGCCGTCGTACTCGCCTCGGCGGATCTCCTGCTGACCGACCCGTCGATCAAGTCGCCGTTTCTGAAGCAGGTCATCGAGGACGTGCGCGACGAGGTGAAGAAGATGACAAAGCTCGTCAGCGATCTCCTCACCGTTGCGCGCACGGACGGCAGTGCGAACCAGCTGAAGCCCGTGCGCATGGATCTCGTCGCCGCCGCACAGCAGACCGTGCGCATCATGCGCCCCTTTGCCGAGAAAAAGGACATCGTCATCGCCGAGGAGCTGCCGAAGCGCGCGGAGATCAATGCGGACGAGCAGAAGATCCGTCAGCTCATCCTGATCCTCGTCGATAACGCGGTCAAATACACGCCCGAGCATGGACGCATTACCGTCTCCGTACAGGAGGAAAAGGGGGGCGTTCAGCTCTCCGTTGCCGACACGGGCATCGGCATTGCGCCCGAGGATCAGGAGCGCATCTTTGACCGCTTCTACCGCGTGGACAAGGCGCGCTCGCGCCGCATGGGCGGCAACGGACTGGGGCTTGCCATTGCGCGCGAGATTGTCGAGGCGCACGGCGGGACGATTGCGGTCGAAAGCGAGCCGGGCAAGGGCACGACATTCCGCGTACACCTCAAAACACGCATGAAGAATTAG
- a CDS encoding energy-coupling factor transporter ATPase has protein sequence MAEIFFELDHVTHVYRSGEGKGHEALRGVTLSIGAGEFVAVLGANGSGKSTLARHLNALLLPSDGHCRVRGMDTRDEALRWDIRQEVSMVFQNPDNQLIAAIVADDVAFGPENLGVPPAEIRRRVADALALVGMERYAQAAPHLLSGGQKQRIAIAGAIAMQTHALVLDEPTAMLDPRGRSEVLSAVEKLHDEQGMTIVYITHFMEEAIAADRIVLMEAGQVVMDGTPREIFSQTERVRALGLDVPLAADLAARLRHGGWELPQDIVTDEELLHCLSR, from the coding sequence ATGGCAGAGATATTTTTTGAACTGGATCATGTCACCCACGTCTACCGGAGCGGAGAGGGCAAGGGACACGAGGCGCTGCGCGGCGTCACCCTCTCCATCGGCGCGGGGGAGTTCGTCGCGGTGCTCGGGGCAAACGGCTCGGGCAAATCGACCCTTGCGCGCCATCTGAACGCACTTCTCCTCCCGAGCGATGGGCACTGCCGTGTGCGCGGCATGGATACGCGCGATGAGGCACTGCGTTGGGACATCCGCCAAGAGGTCAGCATGGTGTTCCAGAACCCCGACAATCAGCTCATTGCGGCGATTGTCGCGGATGATGTCGCCTTCGGCCCCGAGAACCTCGGCGTGCCGCCCGCAGAGATACGGCGGCGCGTTGCGGACGCACTCGCGCTCGTCGGCATGGAGCGCTATGCACAGGCTGCGCCCCATCTCCTCTCGGGCGGGCAGAAGCAGCGCATCGCCATTGCGGGCGCGATTGCGATGCAGACGCACGCGCTCGTGCTCGATGAGCCGACAGCGATGCTCGACCCGCGCGGCAGGTCGGAGGTGCTGAGCGCCGTAGAGAAGCTGCACGACGAGCAGGGCATGACAATCGTCTACATCACGCATTTTATGGAAGAGGCGATTGCGGCTGACCGCATCGTCCTGATGGAGGCGGGGCAGGTCGTCATGGACGGCACGCCGCGCGAGATCTTCTCGCAGACGGAGCGGGTGCGCGCGCTCGGGCTGGACGTACCGCTTGCCGCCGACCTCGCCGCGCGTCTCAGGCACGGCGGGTGGGAACTCCCGCAGGATATTGTCACGGATGAGGAGCTGCTGCATTGTCTATCGAGATAG
- a CDS encoding energy-coupling factor transporter ATPase, which translates to MSIEIESLSYTYMEDTPLSHTALHDVTLTLREGAFTAIAGETGAGKSTLMQLIGGLLTPTAGAVRVDGVSLYGKSKAEKEAARTARFRVGMVFQYPEHQLFEETVYEDIAFGPRNQGLTDTEVETRVREAMELVHLPEAYRDRSPFALSGGERRRVAIAGVLALAPRYLVLDEPAAGLDPRGREALLSMLTMLHRERGVSIVLVSHSMEDILRVADTMVILAGGQVIGEGTPQELFRQDELLARAALAAPHLLQLGQRLDAAGYPVADCMTVEEMAAKILEKRT; encoded by the coding sequence TTGTCTATCGAGATAGAATCACTTTCCTACACCTATATGGAGGACACGCCGCTTTCGCACACTGCGCTGCACGATGTCACACTGACGCTCAGGGAGGGCGCATTTACGGCGATTGCGGGCGAGACAGGCGCGGGCAAATCCACGCTCATGCAGCTCATCGGCGGACTCCTCACGCCGACGGCGGGGGCGGTGCGCGTCGATGGCGTGAGCCTCTACGGCAAGAGCAAGGCGGAAAAAGAGGCGGCGCGCACGGCGCGCTTTCGCGTCGGCATGGTCTTTCAGTATCCCGAGCACCAGCTCTTCGAGGAGACAGTCTATGAGGACATCGCCTTTGGTCCGCGCAATCAGGGGCTGACGGACACCGAGGTCGAGACGCGCGTGCGCGAGGCGATGGAGCTCGTCCATCTGCCCGAGGCATATCGTGACCGCTCCCCATTCGCGCTCTCGGGCGGCGAGCGCAGACGCGTCGCGATTGCGGGCGTGCTTGCACTCGCTCCGCGCTACCTCGTGCTCGACGAGCCGGCGGCGGGACTCGACCCGCGTGGACGCGAGGCACTGCTCTCCATGCTCACGATGCTGCACAGGGAGCGCGGCGTCAGCATTGTACTCGTATCGCACAGCATGGAGGACATCCTGCGCGTGGCAGATACCATGGTCATCCTCGCGGGCGGTCAGGTGATCGGCGAGGGGACGCCACAGGAGCTCTTTCGTCAGGACGAACTCCTTGCGCGCGCCGCACTTGCAGCGCCGCATCTCCTGCAGCTCGGACAGCGGCTCGACGCAGCGGGCTATCCCGTCGCGGACTGCATGACGGTGGAGGAGATGGCGGCAAAGATATTGGAGAAAAGAACATAG
- a CDS encoding Rpn family recombination-promoting nuclease/putative transposase, with protein sequence MRYDIEIHFLELPKVTRQDIRRMRTLDKWMAFIRNELSDEEMEAIAMSDAAINTAWDRIEAFMRDAGQRRKYELREKYEHDYVSDMEGSWKRGRLEGVKQGRSEGRAEGRQLGIAQIAMNFLRAGTPVATVAQMAELPEAVIRKMAEEHGIQLS encoded by the coding sequence ATGCGCTATGACATCGAGATACATTTTTTAGAGTTGCCAAAGGTGACACGGCAGGACATACGGCGTATGCGGACACTGGATAAGTGGATGGCGTTTATCCGAAATGAGCTAAGCGATGAGGAAATGGAGGCGATAGCAATGAGCGATGCAGCAATCAACACCGCATGGGACAGAATTGAGGCGTTTATGCGGGACGCGGGTCAGCGCCGGAAGTATGAACTGCGCGAGAAGTACGAGCATGACTATGTAAGCGATATGGAAGGCTCGTGGAAAAGAGGGAGATTAGAGGGCGTAAAACAAGGGCGAAGTGAAGGACGGGCTGAGGGAAGACAGCTCGGAATTGCGCAGATAGCGATGAATTTCCTTCGTGCAGGAACGCCGGTTGCAACGGTGGCGCAGATGGCAGAACTGCCGGAGGCAGTCATTCGCAAGATGGCGGAGGAGCATGGGATTCAACTTTCATAG
- a CDS encoding HD-GYP domain-containing protein has translation MLRLPVSKLKDGMVLGQSLFNTAGGSYLVKGQPVTIDYIRRLHQLGIQSVTVTSMDPSHKFAPPPDVIEEKTRVNAISTVYNTFQSIEENGTLDVASLQKVTDSIVFDLFDNHDNLVQLTDIRAHDAYTFAHSVNVAVLSAMMGMLCHLPKEELSIITLGGLLHDLGKIDVHTDILNKNRSLTKSEFDIMKKHPADGARRILKIKDLPKASILAAIAGQHHEHIDGTGYPRGITGEEMHRYAKIAAIADVYDALTSERPYKKAYMPNIAYNIMHNINKGQFDPRLLDTFFNNVALYPEGAVLKTTFGFAVVKESKFGRTTTPVIILFADTNGKLLDQRTVIDLSEEKDGAASIQVVPTGNDLYHFIHELGVDPSSYLEEEREKDKAAGIVSSGVSAPPRMPMRSS, from the coding sequence ATGTTACGACTTCCTGTCTCAAAACTGAAGGATGGCATGGTACTTGGGCAGAGTCTGTTCAATACCGCAGGGGGAAGCTATCTCGTCAAGGGTCAGCCGGTTACAATTGACTATATTCGCAGACTACACCAGCTCGGCATCCAGTCGGTCACTGTGACCTCCATGGATCCAAGCCACAAGTTCGCACCGCCGCCCGATGTGATCGAGGAAAAGACGCGCGTCAATGCAATCAGCACTGTCTACAATACATTTCAGTCCATTGAGGAAAACGGAACTTTGGATGTCGCGTCGCTGCAAAAGGTGACGGATTCCATCGTCTTCGATCTGTTTGACAATCATGACAACCTCGTCCAGCTCACGGACATTCGCGCTCATGATGCCTATACCTTTGCACACAGCGTCAACGTAGCAGTTCTCTCGGCAATGATGGGGATGCTCTGCCATCTCCCGAAGGAGGAACTGTCCATCATCACGCTCGGCGGGCTTCTGCACGACCTCGGCAAGATCGATGTGCATACGGACATCCTCAACAAGAACCGCAGCCTGACCAAGAGTGAGTTCGACATTATGAAGAAGCATCCCGCCGACGGCGCGCGTCGTATCCTGAAGATAAAGGATCTGCCAAAGGCGAGTATCCTCGCCGCGATTGCAGGACAGCACCACGAGCATATCGACGGGACGGGCTACCCGCGCGGCATCACGGGCGAGGAGATGCACCGCTACGCGAAGATTGCGGCGATCGCAGATGTCTACGACGCCCTCACGAGCGAGCGCCCCTACAAGAAGGCGTATATGCCGAATATCGCCTACAATATCATGCACAATATCAACAAGGGGCAGTTTGACCCGAGGCTGCTCGATACGTTCTTCAACAATGTTGCCCTCTATCCCGAGGGTGCCGTGCTCAAGACCACATTCGGCTTCGCCGTGGTGAAGGAGAGCAAGTTCGGGCGCACAACGACGCCCGTCATCATTCTCTTTGCCGATACGAACGGGAAGCTGCTCGATCAGCGCACGGTGATCGACCTCTCCGAGGAGAAGGACGGTGCCGCGTCGATTCAGGTTGTCCCGACGGGCAATGATCTCTATCACTTTATCCATGAACTCGGCGTCGATCCCTCCTCCTATCTCGAGGAAGAACGTGAGAAGGACAAGGCGGCAGGCATTGTCTCCTCGGGTGTGTCTGCACCGCCGAGGATGCCCATGAGATCAAGCTAA